From the Leifsonia sp. AG29 genome, one window contains:
- a CDS encoding glutathione peroxidase, whose protein sequence is MSLLDIPFRTIDGAETSLAEHRGKVILLVNVASRCGYSPQYETLEELQETYGGRGFTVVGVPSNQFLQELGTTEAIKEYCSTTWGVTFPMTEKMRLNGRSAHPLFVELKKAEDAEGKAGKVRWNFEKFLILPDGSVRRFRSKVEPDDPAIVALIEDSVEAAA, encoded by the coding sequence ATGAGCCTTCTGGACATCCCCTTCCGCACCATCGACGGCGCGGAGACCTCGCTCGCCGAGCACCGCGGCAAGGTGATCCTCCTCGTCAACGTGGCCTCACGGTGCGGCTACTCGCCGCAGTACGAGACGCTGGAGGAGCTACAGGAGACGTACGGCGGCCGCGGCTTCACCGTCGTCGGTGTGCCCAGCAACCAGTTCCTGCAGGAGCTCGGCACGACCGAGGCGATCAAGGAGTACTGCTCGACGACTTGGGGCGTGACCTTCCCGATGACCGAGAAGATGCGGCTCAACGGCCGCTCCGCCCATCCCCTCTTCGTCGAGCTGAAGAAGGCGGAGGACGCCGAGGGCAAGGCGGGAAAGGTCCGCTGGAACTTCGAGAAGTTCCTGATCCTGCCCGACGGGTCGGTACGGCGCTTCCGCAGCAAGGTCGAGCCGGACGACCCGGCGATCGTGGCGCTCATCGAGGACTCGGTGGAGGCGGCCGCCTGA
- a CDS encoding TraR/DksA family transcriptional regulator, with translation MYEEGTTDELDLTDIGNGSGLSEVELAELAELLEQRRRGDVAEAQRLAESLGSLLASRSESTADDEHDPEGPTLSSEWSRLEALRADASQDMIAVREALERIDLGTYGVCARCYRPIGVDRLRARPTARLCITCATLAES, from the coding sequence GTGTACGAAGAAGGAACCACCGATGAGCTGGACCTGACGGACATCGGGAACGGCAGCGGCCTGAGCGAGGTCGAGCTGGCGGAACTGGCGGAGCTGCTCGAGCAGCGGCGGCGCGGCGATGTGGCCGAGGCGCAACGCCTGGCCGAGTCTCTGGGGAGCCTGCTGGCGTCGCGGTCGGAGTCGACCGCGGACGACGAGCACGATCCGGAGGGCCCGACGCTGTCGTCGGAGTGGAGCCGGTTGGAGGCTCTGCGCGCGGACGCCTCGCAGGACATGATCGCCGTCCGCGAGGCCCTGGAGCGCATCGACCTCGGGACGTACGGCGTGTGCGCACGGTGCTACCGGCCGATCGGGGTGGACCGGCTCCGAGCGCGACCGACCGCGCGGCTCTGCATCACCTGCGCGACGCTCGCGGAGAGCTGA
- a CDS encoding helix-turn-helix transcriptional regulator, with protein MRAPATSPVMIGREADLEALRDEFALAAAGGPRAVVIGGEAGIGKSRLLSEFLTGLEGVATVLLGRCVDLGSDGAPYAPFATALRRLIDERGLPAVLEAAGPSAGVLSALLPELADEQAVPQRTGRERLYELVTRLFENISDDAPLVLAIEDVHWADSSTLELLRFVLRMVERGRILVVLTYRSDEVVRGHPLRSFLPELDRTRRVTRWELSRLGREQVVALVEQLIGGGGPDGPDPESIQRVNDLSEGVPFFVEELVGIDGLRTGDDLPETFRELLLARYERLSDPAQRLLRLIAAGGSCVRHELLEAVYDGPADELDAAAREAIAANLLAADSVEYSFRHALVREAIHADLLPGERSRFHARFAEALEAEPHRSAVQLSSHWLAAHDLPRAFAASVEAMDEAKSAYAYATAAAMGDRMLELWDSVPAPEELSGRDRVAVMALTASALRNAGDNDRALALVDEALRHGADLPPSRRARLLRDKAQYLANLNRPGSDGLLRDALALVPAGSLPVGDALRTHLLTELAARQMIAGEFEPAIETASRAVAEADGAPAAMRSVAHNILGSSLIECGCIAEALAELDTAARLAGDEVAPLLRYAVNASDALSALGRYDEAVRVAATGLERARERGVERTAGAWLAANQAEAMAALGRYDRAAELLGSVTCLDPRAELCVRLQQVRVLLWSGDAPGADDLIRRNRAAFRTLAPIELQSRLGVARAVGEVAIGVGDHRRAWEETSGVGSPPFLTMPGYDLPVIAIAARALAELASEGDAASSGIDVAAEAGRLDGLLATREEWPTARVWAPLARAELATARLAVEPRDSVPASDLADEAAVAWAHAIAAANEPIAPVHLRPYALLRAARVAFATGRRGEAEQFVLDARDSAEAHGIGLLTAAADALIRKRGSRAPVPAGGGVALTEREEEVLALIEQGLSNKQIGERLFISAKTASVHVSSILRKVGASSRTEAVYRAGRVL; from the coding sequence ATGCGAGCACCGGCGACGAGCCCCGTGATGATCGGCCGCGAGGCCGATCTGGAGGCCTTGCGCGACGAGTTCGCGCTCGCCGCGGCGGGTGGACCGCGTGCCGTTGTGATCGGTGGCGAGGCCGGGATCGGCAAGTCGCGGCTCCTCTCCGAGTTCCTCACCGGTTTGGAGGGGGTGGCGACCGTGCTGCTCGGCCGCTGCGTCGACCTCGGCAGCGACGGCGCCCCGTACGCGCCCTTCGCGACCGCGCTGCGCCGGCTCATCGACGAGCGGGGCCTTCCGGCCGTCCTCGAGGCCGCCGGGCCGTCGGCCGGCGTGCTCTCGGCCCTTCTTCCCGAGCTCGCCGACGAGCAGGCCGTGCCGCAGCGGACGGGCCGGGAGCGGCTCTACGAGCTGGTGACGCGCCTGTTCGAGAACATCTCCGATGACGCGCCGCTCGTCCTCGCCATCGAGGACGTGCACTGGGCCGACAGCTCGACGCTCGAACTGCTGCGCTTCGTGCTCCGCATGGTGGAGCGCGGCCGGATCCTCGTCGTGCTGACGTACCGGAGCGACGAGGTGGTCCGCGGGCACCCGCTGCGGTCGTTCCTCCCCGAGCTCGATCGCACCCGGCGGGTGACGCGGTGGGAGCTGTCGCGCCTCGGCCGGGAGCAGGTCGTCGCGCTCGTGGAGCAGCTGATCGGCGGCGGGGGGCCCGATGGCCCCGATCCCGAGTCGATCCAGCGGGTCAACGACCTCAGCGAGGGCGTTCCGTTCTTCGTGGAGGAGCTCGTCGGCATCGACGGCCTCCGCACCGGCGACGATCTGCCGGAGACGTTCCGCGAGCTGCTGCTCGCGCGGTACGAGCGACTCAGCGATCCGGCACAGCGCCTGCTCCGCCTCATCGCGGCCGGAGGCTCCTGCGTCCGCCACGAGCTGCTCGAGGCCGTCTACGACGGACCTGCCGACGAGCTCGACGCGGCCGCCCGCGAAGCGATCGCGGCCAACCTCCTCGCCGCGGACTCGGTCGAGTACTCCTTCCGGCACGCCCTGGTGCGCGAGGCGATCCACGCCGACCTGCTGCCGGGGGAGCGCAGCCGGTTCCACGCCCGGTTCGCGGAGGCGCTCGAGGCCGAACCGCATCGTTCCGCGGTCCAGCTCTCGTCGCACTGGCTCGCCGCCCACGACCTGCCCCGCGCCTTCGCCGCCTCGGTCGAGGCGATGGACGAGGCCAAGTCCGCCTACGCTTACGCGACCGCGGCCGCCATGGGCGACCGGATGCTCGAGCTCTGGGACAGCGTCCCCGCCCCGGAAGAGCTCAGCGGGCGCGACCGGGTCGCGGTCATGGCGCTGACCGCCTCCGCCCTGCGCAACGCGGGCGACAACGACCGGGCGCTCGCGCTCGTCGACGAGGCCCTGCGGCACGGCGCCGACCTCCCGCCCTCCCGGCGTGCCCGACTCCTGCGCGACAAGGCGCAGTACCTGGCGAACCTGAACCGGCCGGGCAGCGACGGACTCCTCCGTGACGCGCTCGCGCTCGTGCCAGCGGGATCGCTCCCGGTCGGCGATGCCCTCCGGACCCACCTCCTCACCGAACTCGCCGCTCGCCAGATGATCGCGGGCGAGTTCGAGCCCGCCATCGAGACCGCCTCCCGGGCGGTCGCCGAGGCCGACGGGGCCCCGGCCGCCATGCGGTCGGTCGCGCACAACATCCTGGGCAGCTCGCTGATCGAGTGCGGGTGCATCGCCGAGGCACTAGCCGAACTCGACACGGCCGCCCGGCTCGCGGGCGACGAGGTGGCGCCGCTCCTGCGCTACGCGGTCAACGCGTCGGACGCGCTCAGCGCGCTCGGGCGGTACGACGAGGCGGTCCGCGTCGCCGCGACGGGTCTCGAGCGGGCCCGTGAGCGTGGGGTCGAGCGCACGGCGGGGGCCTGGCTGGCAGCGAACCAGGCCGAGGCGATGGCCGCGCTCGGCCGATACGACCGCGCTGCCGAGCTGCTCGGCTCCGTCACGTGCCTCGACCCCCGGGCGGAGCTCTGCGTCCGGCTGCAGCAGGTCCGTGTCCTGCTCTGGTCGGGCGACGCCCCCGGTGCGGACGACCTGATCCGGCGCAACCGGGCCGCGTTCCGGACGCTGGCGCCCATCGAACTGCAGTCCCGGCTCGGCGTCGCCCGGGCCGTCGGCGAGGTCGCGATCGGCGTGGGTGACCACCGGCGCGCGTGGGAGGAGACCTCCGGTGTCGGCTCGCCGCCGTTCCTGACCATGCCGGGCTACGACCTCCCCGTCATCGCGATCGCCGCTCGCGCGCTCGCTGAGCTCGCCTCCGAGGGCGACGCCGCATCATCCGGCATCGACGTCGCCGCCGAGGCCGGCCGCCTCGACGGTCTCCTCGCGACCCGGGAGGAGTGGCCGACGGCCCGCGTGTGGGCACCGCTGGCGCGCGCCGAGCTCGCCACCGCGCGCCTGGCGGTCGAACCGCGCGACTCCGTGCCGGCCTCGGACCTCGCCGACGAGGCCGCTGTCGCTTGGGCGCACGCGATCGCGGCCGCGAACGAGCCCATCGCACCGGTCCACCTGCGCCCGTATGCGCTCCTGCGTGCCGCCCGGGTGGCCTTCGCGACCGGGCGGCGCGGAGAGGCCGAGCAGTTCGTCCTCGACGCGCGCGACAGCGCCGAGGCTCACGGCATCGGACTGCTGACCGCCGCCGCAGACGCGCTGATCCGCAAACGTGGCTCCCGCGCACCGGTGCCGGCCGGCGGGGGCGTGGCGCTCACCGAGCGAGAGGAGGAGGTCCTCGCGCTCATCGAGCAGGGCCTCAGCAACAAGCAGATCGGCGAGCGGCTCTTCATCAGCGCCAAGACCGCGAGCGTGCACGTGTCCAGCATCCTGCGCAAGGTCGGGGCGTCCAGCCGCACCGAGGCCGTCTACCGTGCGGGGCGCGTGCTGTGA
- a CDS encoding NADPH-dependent FMN reductase, whose translation MATINEPQPPYRVGYFVGSLSEHSVNRTLSRALLRLAPSELSFTEIPIGRLPLYNRDLDGDFPEEAREFKALIAEQQALLFITPEYNRSIPGALKNAIDWASRPYGENVIARKATAVIGASPGQIGTAVGQQHLRSILSFLQAPQMNAPEAYIWMRPGLIEPDGTVTDAGTEAFLRGYMNAFFEYIERVLTVVPAAQ comes from the coding sequence ATGGCAACCATCAACGAACCGCAGCCGCCGTACCGGGTCGGCTATTTCGTCGGCAGTCTCTCGGAGCACTCGGTGAACCGCACGCTCTCGCGCGCGCTCCTCCGCCTGGCTCCGTCCGAGCTGTCCTTCACCGAGATCCCGATCGGCCGCCTCCCCCTGTACAACCGCGACCTCGACGGCGACTTCCCGGAGGAGGCGCGCGAGTTCAAAGCGCTCATCGCCGAGCAGCAGGCGCTCCTGTTCATCACGCCGGAGTACAACCGGTCCATCCCGGGCGCGCTCAAGAACGCCATCGACTGGGCGAGCCGCCCCTACGGCGAGAACGTGATCGCCCGCAAGGCGACGGCGGTGATCGGCGCCTCGCCGGGGCAGATCGGGACGGCCGTCGGGCAGCAGCACCTGCGCAGCATCCTCAGCTTCCTCCAGGCCCCGCAGATGAATGCGCCCGAGGCCTACATCTGGATGCGCCCGGGCCTCATCGAGCCGGACGGGACCGTCACGGACGCGGGCACGGAGGCCTTCCTGCGCGGCTACATGAACGCCTTCTTCGAGTACATCGAGCGCGTGCTGACCGTCGTGCCCGCCGCTCAGTGA
- a CDS encoding WapI family immunity protein: protein MRLADEVEPRSIELRTLARAAGEDGLVDLAVEVTDGPRHWRLDGPLLTSGETADLAAWLAGIAEDTTGAPDDWSSVTFTDPALSASGRRIPGGTVELRVAVLRMRTDSDAVSDVVIGLRTTSQRVLEAARDLAGELSSLEA from the coding sequence ATGAGACTCGCCGACGAGGTCGAACCGCGCAGCATCGAGCTGCGCACGCTCGCTCGCGCGGCGGGCGAGGACGGTCTCGTCGACCTCGCGGTCGAGGTGACGGACGGCCCCCGGCACTGGCGCCTCGACGGTCCCCTCCTCACCTCGGGCGAGACGGCGGATCTCGCTGCCTGGCTCGCCGGCATCGCCGAGGACACCACTGGCGCGCCGGACGACTGGTCGTCCGTCACGTTTACCGACCCGGCGCTGTCCGCGAGCGGGAGGCGCATCCCGGGAGGGACCGTCGAGCTGCGGGTCGCGGTCCTCCGGATGCGCACCGACAGCGACGCCGTGAGCGACGTCGTCATCGGCCTGCGGACGACCTCGCAGCGGGTGCTCGAGGCCGCCCGCGACCTGGCCGGGGAGCTCTCCTCGCTGGAGGCGTGA
- a CDS encoding aldo/keto reductase yields MDLRNLGNSGTIVSEFALGTMTFGAEADERTSHRILERYLDAGGNLVDTADVYSSGASESIIGRWLARNPGARESVVIATKGRFPMGGSPNQLGLSRTHLRAALDHSLRRLGVDHIDLYQMHAWDALTPIEETLRFLDDAVTAGKISYYGFSNYLGWQLTKAVEVAKARGWAPPVTLQPQYSLIVRGIEHEIVPAALDGGVGLLPWSPLGGGWLSGKYRRDEAPTGATRLGENPKRGMEAWEERNADPQTWRIIDAVQTVSEQTGASMSQVALRWLSDRPAVTSVILGARTVEQLEDNLGAADVRLSDEQRTLLDEASARHAEAYPYGEQAIAQRHRKREGGR; encoded by the coding sequence ATGGACCTACGGAACCTCGGAAACAGCGGCACGATCGTGTCGGAATTCGCGCTCGGCACGATGACCTTCGGCGCGGAGGCCGACGAGCGGACCTCGCATCGCATCCTGGAGCGCTACCTCGATGCGGGCGGCAACCTGGTCGACACGGCCGACGTCTACTCGTCCGGAGCCTCGGAGTCGATCATCGGGCGCTGGCTGGCGCGCAACCCCGGCGCCCGCGAGTCGGTCGTGATCGCGACGAAGGGGCGCTTCCCGATGGGAGGCTCACCCAACCAGCTGGGCCTGTCGCGCACGCATCTCCGCGCGGCGCTCGATCACTCGCTCCGGCGTCTCGGGGTCGACCACATCGACCTGTACCAGATGCACGCCTGGGACGCCCTCACCCCGATCGAGGAGACGCTGCGCTTCCTCGACGACGCCGTCACGGCCGGGAAGATCTCGTACTACGGCTTCTCGAACTACCTCGGCTGGCAGCTGACCAAGGCCGTGGAGGTGGCGAAGGCGCGCGGCTGGGCGCCCCCGGTCACGCTCCAGCCGCAGTACAGCCTCATCGTGCGCGGCATCGAGCACGAGATCGTCCCCGCCGCACTCGACGGCGGAGTGGGGCTGCTTCCCTGGTCGCCGCTCGGCGGTGGCTGGCTCAGCGGCAAGTACCGCCGCGACGAGGCGCCGACGGGCGCCACGCGCCTCGGTGAGAACCCGAAGCGCGGCATGGAGGCGTGGGAGGAGCGCAACGCCGACCCGCAGACGTGGCGGATCATCGACGCGGTGCAGACCGTGTCGGAGCAGACAGGTGCCAGCATGTCTCAGGTCGCACTCCGCTGGCTCTCGGATCGGCCGGCGGTGACCTCGGTGATCCTCGGCGCGCGGACGGTCGAGCAGCTCGAGGACAACCTCGGCGCGGCCGACGTCCGGTTGAGCGACGAGCAGCGGACCCTGCTCGACGAGGCGAGCGCCCGCCACGCCGAGGCCTATCCGTACGGCGAGCAGGCGATCGCGCAGCGGCACCGCAAGCGCGAGGGAGGGCGCTGA
- a CDS encoding metallophosphoesterase family protein: protein MKLVMISDTHIPKRARAIPAPLLAAIDEGDVVIHAGDWVDTATLDLLEARARRVIGVWGNNDGPDLRGRLPEVARVELEGVRFAVVHETGPASGREQRCETAFPGVDVLVFGHSHIPWDTVTPGGMRLLNPGSPTDRRRQPAGTYLTAVVEEGRLADVTLVQLTPPTRPARP from the coding sequence GTGAAGCTCGTCATGATCTCGGACACGCACATCCCCAAGCGGGCCCGCGCCATCCCCGCGCCGCTGCTCGCCGCGATCGACGAGGGCGACGTCGTCATCCACGCCGGGGACTGGGTCGACACGGCCACGCTCGACCTCCTGGAGGCGCGGGCGCGGCGCGTGATCGGGGTGTGGGGCAACAACGACGGCCCGGACCTCCGCGGCCGGCTGCCCGAGGTCGCACGGGTCGAGCTGGAGGGCGTGCGGTTCGCCGTCGTGCACGAGACGGGCCCGGCCTCGGGGCGCGAGCAGCGCTGCGAGACGGCCTTCCCCGGGGTCGACGTGCTCGTGTTCGGGCACTCGCACATCCCGTGGGACACCGTGACGCCGGGAGGGATGCGCCTCCTGAACCCGGGCTCGCCCACAGACCGGAGGCGGCAGCCGGCCGGGACCTACCTGACCGCGGTCGTCGAGGAGGGACGGCTCGCCGACGTCACACTGGTCCAGCTGACCCCGCCGACGCGGCCGGCGCGGCCGTGA
- a CDS encoding DUF7059 domain-containing protein encodes MSSPADRPDLIAALRSDLEAAGFGVAGVTALWGEEAAEALHRGQRLPAERALARREAGPLGTLAALFVLGRPVGWREAARAFPSLGVAGAVELRLVETAAASGIETPAEPGTETRAEPSTEPGTTDLTVAPLVDLRPYAFADALGDDEWWIASDLGEVALGHALPEDHMLGVGGASLTLSGIMLQRPVASALDLGTGCGIQALHAARHAERVVATDISERALAFAAFNARLNAVEGIEFRLGSLFEPVAGERFDHIVSNPPFVITPRTEGVPAYEYRDGGMVGDGLVERFVTACGEHLTPGGIAQLLGNWESRKSREAPGRTVSGLDRVRGWVEAAPVPLDAWVVERDVEDAVRYAETWIRDGGTRAGTPEFDSLLGAWLDDFEDRGVVSVGFGYVLLRRSPRAEPTLARYERLHGSLGANEAGLGVHLSEALAAHDLQSRLDDDGLGRLRPTVAPDVTEERHLWPGADAPTAILLRQGGGFGRVVDAGTALAALVGACDGELSVAAIAAALADLLDVDEEALSRELLSGVRGLLVDGFLTAAPAASAGSAGPV; translated from the coding sequence GTGAGCTCACCCGCCGACCGGCCCGACCTGATCGCCGCCCTCCGCTCCGACCTCGAAGCCGCCGGATTCGGCGTCGCCGGGGTCACCGCCCTGTGGGGCGAGGAGGCGGCGGAGGCGCTCCACCGGGGCCAGCGCCTCCCGGCTGAGCGCGCCCTCGCCAGGCGCGAGGCCGGCCCGCTCGGCACCCTCGCCGCGCTGTTCGTGCTCGGCAGGCCGGTCGGATGGAGGGAGGCGGCGCGGGCCTTCCCCTCGCTCGGCGTCGCCGGAGCGGTCGAACTCCGGCTCGTCGAGACCGCGGCCGCGTCCGGCATCGAAACCCCCGCCGAGCCCGGCACCGAAACCCGGGCCGAGCCCTCGACGGAACCCGGCACCACCGACCTCACGGTCGCCCCCCTCGTCGACCTCCGCCCCTACGCCTTCGCCGACGCGCTCGGCGACGACGAGTGGTGGATCGCCTCCGATCTCGGCGAGGTGGCGCTCGGCCACGCCCTCCCGGAGGACCACATGCTCGGGGTGGGAGGCGCCTCCCTCACCCTGAGCGGGATCATGCTGCAGCGCCCCGTCGCCTCGGCGCTCGACCTGGGCACGGGGTGCGGCATCCAGGCCCTGCACGCCGCCCGGCACGCCGAGCGGGTCGTCGCGACCGACATCTCGGAGCGAGCACTGGCGTTCGCGGCGTTCAATGCGCGGCTGAACGCCGTGGAGGGGATCGAGTTCCGTCTCGGCAGCCTCTTCGAGCCGGTCGCGGGCGAGCGCTTCGACCACATCGTCTCGAACCCGCCCTTCGTGATCACGCCGCGCACGGAGGGGGTCCCCGCGTACGAGTACCGCGACGGCGGCATGGTCGGCGACGGACTGGTCGAGCGCTTCGTCACCGCCTGCGGAGAGCACCTGACGCCGGGAGGCATCGCCCAGTTGCTGGGCAACTGGGAGTCCAGGAAGTCCCGGGAGGCCCCCGGCCGGACGGTCAGCGGGCTCGACCGCGTTCGCGGCTGGGTCGAGGCGGCGCCGGTCCCGCTCGACGCCTGGGTCGTCGAGCGCGACGTCGAGGACGCCGTCCGCTACGCCGAGACGTGGATCCGCGACGGCGGGACGCGCGCCGGCACGCCCGAGTTCGACTCGCTCCTCGGCGCCTGGCTCGACGACTTCGAGGATCGCGGCGTGGTCTCGGTCGGGTTCGGATACGTACTGTTGCGCCGCAGCCCCCGAGCCGAGCCGACGCTGGCACGGTACGAGCGCCTCCATGGCTCCCTCGGCGCGAACGAAGCGGGACTCGGGGTGCACCTCTCGGAGGCGCTGGCCGCGCACGACCTGCAGTCGCGGCTCGACGACGACGGTCTCGGGAGGCTGCGGCCGACCGTTGCGCCCGACGTCACGGAGGAGCGCCACCTCTGGCCCGGCGCGGACGCGCCGACGGCGATCCTGCTGCGTCAGGGCGGAGGCTTCGGCAGGGTCGTCGACGCCGGCACGGCGCTCGCGGCCCTGGTCGGCGCTTGCGACGGGGAGCTCTCGGTGGCGGCGATCGCTGCGGCTCTCGCCGACCTGCTCGACGTCGACGAGGAGGCGCTCTCCCGCGAACTCCTGTCGGGCGTCCGGGGGCTGCTCGTCGACGGATTCCTCACGGCCGCGCCGGCCGCGTCGGCGGGGTCAGCTGGACCAGTGTGA
- a CDS encoding acylphosphatase, whose amino-acid sequence MGRVIRKRVIVTGRVQGVGFRWGAREAAERFGVAGWARNRLDGTVEVEVEGEPESVDRMLGWLRSGPPGASVEMVDVTDAKPDGDDRFRIRQTV is encoded by the coding sequence ATGGGCCGTGTGATCCGCAAGAGAGTCATCGTGACGGGCCGCGTGCAGGGGGTCGGGTTCCGGTGGGGCGCCCGCGAGGCCGCGGAGCGGTTCGGCGTCGCCGGCTGGGCGCGCAACCGCCTGGACGGGACGGTCGAGGTGGAGGTCGAGGGCGAACCGGAGAGCGTGGACCGCATGCTCGGCTGGCTGCGCTCCGGGCCTCCCGGTGCGTCGGTGGAGATGGTCGACGTGACGGATGCGAAACCGGACGGGGACGACCGGTTCCGCATCCGTCAGACCGTCTGA
- a CDS encoding aminodeoxychorismate lyase, with translation MTRATLLTVTTPTGTTEPGDTGFTVSDFGAPQVRITDLAVTRGDGVFETIAVIKGHPQALEPHLARLAHSAALLDLPEPALDVWRLAVHEGVADYLSRNGVTLDGEGAELFAKLIYSRGVEGTGRPSGWIFVDKGEDFTADRQGIRVVSLDRGYRHDVAETSPWLLAGAKTLSYAVNRAAQREAVRRGADDVLFVSSDGFALEGPTSNVVIRTGDVVRTPQTDQGILAGTTQADVFAFFEARGLTTEYGRITLEEVAAADAIWLVSSVRLAGPVTWLDGRDYPVDHALTDELNAYLLARTD, from the coding sequence ATGACCCGCGCAACGCTGCTCACCGTGACCACGCCCACCGGGACCACCGAGCCCGGAGACACCGGCTTCACCGTCTCAGACTTCGGTGCGCCGCAGGTGCGCATCACCGACCTCGCCGTAACGCGCGGCGACGGCGTCTTCGAGACGATCGCGGTGATCAAGGGCCACCCGCAGGCGCTCGAGCCGCACCTCGCGCGGCTCGCGCACTCCGCGGCCCTCCTCGACCTGCCCGAGCCCGCGCTCGACGTGTGGCGGCTCGCCGTGCACGAGGGGGTCGCCGACTACCTGAGCCGCAACGGCGTGACGCTCGACGGGGAGGGGGCCGAGCTGTTCGCGAAGCTGATCTACTCGCGGGGCGTGGAGGGCACCGGGCGCCCGAGCGGCTGGATCTTCGTCGACAAGGGCGAGGACTTCACCGCCGACCGGCAGGGCATCCGCGTGGTGTCGCTCGACCGGGGCTACCGGCACGACGTGGCCGAGACCTCCCCGTGGCTGCTCGCGGGCGCCAAGACCCTCTCCTATGCCGTCAACCGGGCGGCCCAGCGGGAGGCGGTGCGCCGCGGAGCGGACGACGTCCTGTTCGTCAGCTCGGACGGCTTCGCGCTCGAGGGCCCCACCTCGAACGTCGTAATCCGGACCGGTGACGTGGTCCGGACCCCTCAGACCGACCAGGGCATCCTCGCCGGAACGACCCAGGCCGACGTCTTTGCCTTCTTCGAGGCGCGCGGACTGACCACCGAGTACGGCCGCATCACCCTCGAGGAGGTGGCGGCCGCCGACGCGATCTGGCTGGTATCGAGCGTCCGCCTCGCCGGCCCGGTGACGTGGCTCGACGGGCGCGACTACCCCGTGGACCACGCGCTCACCGACGAGCTGAACGCCTACCTGCTGGCGCGGACCGACTGA